The nucleotide sequence GGGACTGCAGTTCGGGTAACAGAATAAACGTGAAAAGCAGGCCGTTCTGGTCTGTTTTTTTGTTATCTTCTGTATTCTGCCTTATATTTGTTCCCATTGAACAAAAAATCTTAGTATTCTTGGCTGATATGCATGGTAAAAAGTTTCATTGACTTATATAATTAATACATAAAGATACTGGGAATTTGAGAAGGAATGAGGAATGTCGATGAGATATACGTTGCTTGATAGTGTTGAGCAGGGAGAGAAGTTAGGGCGCCCTATTTATACGGCAGATGGAAGGGTGCTGCTTGAAGATGGTGTTGTGTTGACGATAGGGTTGATTTCAAGGCTTCGACGGATGGGAGTCCATGCGTTGTATCTTCAGGATGAAATGTTGAAGGATATTGACCCTGAAGAAGTCGTTTCTGAAGCAACTAAGCGTGAAGCGGTGGAAGCTATATCACAATCGATGCAGTTTGTGCAGTCCGGTAAGAAGGACTTTGATATGAAAGGCGTCAGTAAGTCGACCAATAAAATCATTGAAGAAATTCTTTTGAATCAAAACATCTTAGTAAGCTTGAGCGATATTCGGACGAGCGATAATAATTTATTCGTACATGCAACAAATGTCGCTGTTATGTCTATTATCGTTGGCATAAAACTTGGATTGAAGCGTTCGGAATTGCGGGATTTAGCAATTGGAGCGCTTTTTCATGATATCGGAAAGGTTGTACCAGATGACCCGAATGCAAAGCGTGGCGAAAACGACCATACGTGGAAAGGGTTTAATGTTTTAAGAAAGAATCACGAAATTAGTATGAGTGCTGCTCATGTTGCCTTGCAGCATCATGAATATATGGATGGCAGCGGCACCCCAAGGCAGGTAACAGGAGATAAAATTCCAATGCATGCGAAGATTGTCGCTGTTACGAATTATTATGATAATCTTGTTCACCCGATAGACGGTTCGCAAGGGATGCATCCGTATGAAGCAGGGGAGACGATTCTCGGCTTAACAAATATTCGCTTTGATCATGCTGTTGTATGGGAATTCCTTCGTTCAATCGCCTTTTATCCGACAGGTCGTCAGGTGATGTTGTCAACGGGTGAAACAGGTGCTGTAGTCGGGCAAAATAACGGCTTGCCACAGCGGCCGGTTATCCGTGTTTTCAATCATTCGCAAAAATCAAAGTTCGAAGACTTCGATGTGAAAGAAATCGATCTCGGGAAAGAAACAACGGTTTTCATTCAAAAAATGTTATAAATTTCACAAAATAGCCCCCTGTTCAAGTAGTCAGGGGGCATTTCGGTGACTAAGCACTCGTTAGGTTTTAAAAGTAAGAATCACCGAGCTTTTTGAAAACAGGCTTCTCATAATGACGTTGCTGCGGCTGTTTAAAGTAAGAATTTTGATTAGGTGCGGCAGGCTTCATACCTGTATAAGCTTGTAATAGTCGCTT is from Bacillus tianshenii and encodes:
- a CDS encoding HD domain-containing phosphohydrolase, which produces MRYTLLDSVEQGEKLGRPIYTADGRVLLEDGVVLTIGLISRLRRMGVHALYLQDEMLKDIDPEEVVSEATKREAVEAISQSMQFVQSGKKDFDMKGVSKSTNKIIEEILLNQNILVSLSDIRTSDNNLFVHATNVAVMSIIVGIKLGLKRSELRDLAIGALFHDIGKVVPDDPNAKRGENDHTWKGFNVLRKNHEISMSAAHVALQHHEYMDGSGTPRQVTGDKIPMHAKIVAVTNYYDNLVHPIDGSQGMHPYEAGETILGLTNIRFDHAVVWEFLRSIAFYPTGRQVMLSTGETGAVVGQNNGLPQRPVIRVFNHSQKSKFEDFDVKEIDLGKETTVFIQKML